From the genome of Strongyloides ratti genome assembly S_ratti_ED321, scaffold srae_chrx_scaffold0000007:
TTTATACCATGTTGTATTATCATTTGTGCACAATTATTACAAGGAAACAGTGTAGAGTACATTGTGAAACCATCTAATGATTCACAATTTTTGTTTGCAATTGCATTCATTTCAGCATGAACTACATACATtcctttattatttaaaggaTTTTCATCACATTTCCCCCATGGCATTTTGCTATCATCACATCCTCTTGGCATACCATTATAACCTATTccaacaattttattattttttcctaCAATTACAGCTCCAACTTGAGTTTCTGGATCTTTGCTTCGCTTAGCAGCAATAAATGCAGTTGCCATAAAATATTCTTCCCATGTTAAGTAATTATCAGAAATATTGCCTAACATTTGATCaaccattttttattacttattttctaaaacaattattaatacattttatttgatatatattacaatcaaagtgtttttaaaatatagcTATACTTAGATGATTAAAATTAGAAgagtaaattatttttctaaataattatataaaagtgtacaaaaacaaaaaaagagACATTTAGCTTGTGATAAATCAAAATGA
Proteins encoded in this window:
- a CDS encoding Deoxycytidylate deaminase; protein product: MATAFIAAKRSKDPETQVGAVIVGKNNKIVGIGYNGMPRGCDDSKMPWGKCDENPLNNKGMYVVHAEMNAIANKNCESLDGFTMYSTLFPCNNCAQMIIQHGIKEVVYFEDRPMKEAMKASRSMLEMCNIKLRQWERSNKQLSIDFATGKCVLEEKVL